The window TTTCGAATACCAAGGAATCATCATGTTCCTCACAAGCCAATCCCTTGGAAAGAAGCAACTTCTGTGACAACTTATTGTTCTTTGTTTTTAACACAATAGTTGGACGGCTTTTATTTTTCAGTTCATCCATACTACCTTGAAACACCATCCTTCCATCGTTGATAATACCTACCGAAGTTGCCATCTGCTCAATTTCTGAAAGCAGATGACTGGAAATCAACACTGTCATATCATAGCGTTGTGGTAAAGATTTAATTAACTCTCTGATTTCACCAATTCCCGCAGGGTCAAGACCATTTGTAGGCTCATCCAGAATTAAAAGCTTTGGGAAAGATAAGATTGCCATTGCAATGCCTAAACGCTGCTTCATACCTAGCGAATACTGTCCGACTTTTTTATTTTTTTGATTTTCTAAACGAACAATTTTCAGAGCTTCAGTTACATTCTTATCCGGTACATCACGAAGCTTTTGAATAACACGCATGTTTTCAAGTCCTGTGAGATGACCATAATAGGATGGTGATTCTATCAGAGAGCCTGTTTGACTCAAAATAAGACGGCGATTTGCTTCAAAATCCTTTTGAAAGACTGTTACTTTGCCATCAGTAGGCCGAGATAGTCCTAAAATCATTTTTAATGTAGTTGATTTTCCTGCCCCGTTAGGACCAAGGAAACCATAAATATCCCCTTCACATACTGATAAATTAACATCTTTCACACGATAGGTATTACCATATCGTTTAGAGAGATTATAAGTAGCCACAATTTGATCCATATTTTTCGCTCCAATCTGTTTAGTAATGTTCCTTATGTGAGAAAGTATAACAAGGTGACCTTTCTTCAAACTAACATCAACCTTACGTCAACCTTAAATTTTAAATCAGGGTTGATATTAAAGGTGAAATACAAATGAAAGTAATATACAATTACTGTGGAGGGATTTTAAATGGATGATATAAAAAATAAAAAGCTTCTCATTATAGATGATGAATTTGAATTAAGGAATATGATAAACGGGTTTTTACGCAAAGAAGGATTCACCTCCATTTTTCAAGCCTCCAATTGTGCAGAGGCATTGGAAGTAATCAAATCTGTAAAGCCCGATATAGCTATTTTAGATGTGATGTTGCCTGATGGGGACGGTTTCTCCCTGTTGTCCGCCTTGCGTCAATTCTCAAATATGCCTGTACTTTTTTTATCAGCAAGAGGTGAGGATGAAGATCGTTTATTAGGGCTTGGTCTTGGCGCGGATGATTACATTGTAAAACCGTTTTTACCAAGGGAATTAATTCTTCGTCTGACAGCAATTCTGAGACGAGTTTATTCAACACCAAAACAGGAACAACGTCCTGTCTTCCAATTAAAAGAGCGCATTATTGATCTTGAAGGTGGTATTGTTCGCAATGGCAGTACTGAATACCCTTTGACAGCAAAAGAACATGCACTGCTATTTAAGCTTTATGAAAACAGGAATCGCATCGTAACCAGTGATGCCCTTTGTCAAGCTGCATGGGGGGATGATTATTATGGTTACGAGAATACACTTATGGTACATATCCGCCGTATTCGTGAAAAAATTGAAGATAATCCCTCCAGTCCGGAATATTTGCTGACTATCAGAGGGTTAGGCTACAAATTGATGGTGAAGGAGGTGTAAAATGGAAAGCACATTTAGAATCTTGAAGCGGTTTATTAGTGCAACCGTGATAATTTCCATCTTTCTGCTGATTTTCAACTTTATACTGTTAGGTGTCTGGGTATTCAAGGGTATGAATGCCGGTCATTCTCCTAATGATGTTGTTCAAAATGTGGCAAAAAGCTTGCGTATCTCGCCCAATGCTTCTTATTCCTTAGACTTCTCCACATCAGAATTATTGAGGCAGCATCATGCGTGGGCAATGCTGGTTGACGGAACAGGACACATAGCATGGAATTACATGCTGCCACATGAACTTACCAAAACCTATTCTTTAGCTGACGTAGCCAAATTTACCCGTAACTACTTGATGGATTATCCCGTTTTCGTGTGGGAACATGCTGAAGGCTTGGTAGTTGTGGGGTATCCAAAAGGAAGCTTGGCAAAATATCAGCATATACTTCCAACAAGTTGGGTTTCTTCTTCACCATTGAGGATAGCTTCTTTACTCATTGGTAATATTGCACTTGCAGTACTTTTATCACTTTTCATCGGCTCCAAGCTGATTCGCTCCATCCGTCCGCTAACTCAAGGAATACAAGGACTTGCTGAGGACATAGAAGTATATGTAGAGCCAAAAGGAGTCTTAGCCAATCTTGCACAAAGCGTGAACAGTGCTTCAGCTTTATTAAGACAAAGAAATGCCAGTTTGAAAA of the Ruminiclostridium papyrosolvens DSM 2782 genome contains:
- a CDS encoding response regulator transcription factor; the protein is MDDIKNKKLLIIDDEFELRNMINGFLRKEGFTSIFQASNCAEALEVIKSVKPDIAILDVMLPDGDGFSLLSALRQFSNMPVLFLSARGEDEDRLLGLGLGADDYIVKPFLPRELILRLTAILRRVYSTPKQEQRPVFQLKERIIDLEGGIVRNGSTEYPLTAKEHALLFKLYENRNRIVTSDALCQAAWGDDYYGYENTLMVHIRRIREKIEDNPSSPEYLLTIRGLGYKLMVKEV
- a CDS encoding ABC transporter ATP-binding protein → MDQIVATYNLSKRYGNTYRVKDVNLSVCEGDIYGFLGPNGAGKSTTLKMILGLSRPTDGKVTVFQKDFEANRRLILSQTGSLIESPSYYGHLTGLENMRVIQKLRDVPDKNVTEALKIVRLENQKNKKVGQYSLGMKQRLGIAMAILSFPKLLILDEPTNGLDPAGIGEIRELIKSLPQRYDMTVLISSHLLSEIEQMATSVGIINDGRMVFQGSMDELKNKSRPTIVLKTKNNKLSQKLLLSKGLACEEHDDSLVFENLTDEQVIQANRSLVEANIDVLRIEENNKNLESIFLDITGKESSL